From Candidatus Pedobacter colombiensis, one genomic window encodes:
- a CDS encoding glycoside hydrolase family 88 protein, translating into MLCVCGLAFSAMSSFAQYVTTKGNDVTTPLHLLKPAYITPYGETKPSDIKVALDRVYNYLDNTTPIQLVDKTNGKVVSDLKQVNSNTIFKPGDYRLTSYEWGVTYTGMLEAAAATGDKKFSDYTIKRIDFLADVVAAYQSYLKTNPGAVTPVRSVLDPHALDDAGSIAASMIKAQRTGQIKSNLRPIIENYLNYIMTKEFRLKDGTLARNRPQPNTLWLDDLYMSLPAIVQMGVLTGEGKYFDEAVKQYQLFAERMFNHEKGLYMHGWVQDMDPHPQFHWGRANGWGLMTKIELLDALPANHPGRPMILKMLKAHVKGLAGLQDGTGFWHQLLDRNDSYLETSATAIYAYCIARAVNNGWLDAKAYGPMALLAWNAVSTKISANGQVEGTCVGTGMGFDPAFYYYRPVNVFAAHSYGPVLLAGAETYRMLQKHPFEINDSSVQMYK; encoded by the coding sequence ATGTTATGCGTTTGTGGACTGGCTTTCTCTGCGATGTCTTCTTTTGCCCAATATGTAACTACAAAAGGGAACGACGTAACTACACCTTTACACCTGCTGAAACCAGCTTACATTACCCCTTATGGTGAAACAAAACCGAGTGATATTAAGGTTGCCCTGGATAGAGTTTATAATTACCTCGATAATACTACACCCATTCAGTTGGTGGATAAGACAAATGGAAAGGTGGTTTCAGACTTAAAACAAGTAAATTCAAATACCATTTTTAAACCTGGGGATTATCGTTTAACCAGTTATGAATGGGGTGTTACTTATACCGGGATGCTGGAAGCTGCTGCAGCAACGGGCGACAAGAAATTTAGTGATTACACTATAAAAAGGATCGATTTCCTGGCAGATGTAGTTGCTGCATACCAAAGTTATCTAAAAACAAATCCAGGCGCGGTAACTCCGGTACGTTCGGTATTGGATCCGCACGCACTAGATGATGCCGGCTCTATTGCTGCTTCAATGATCAAAGCACAAAGAACAGGACAAATTAAATCAAACCTTCGTCCGATAATTGAGAATTACCTGAACTACATCATGACCAAAGAATTTCGTTTAAAAGACGGAACGTTGGCAAGAAATAGGCCCCAACCTAATACACTCTGGTTGGATGATTTATACATGAGCTTACCTGCAATTGTACAGATGGGTGTTTTAACCGGGGAAGGGAAGTATTTTGATGAAGCGGTAAAGCAATACCAACTGTTTGCTGAAAGAATGTTTAATCATGAAAAAGGTCTTTATATGCATGGCTGGGTTCAGGACATGGATCCACATCCGCAATTTCATTGGGGCCGTGCCAATGGATGGGGCCTGATGACCAAAATTGAGTTACTGGATGCTTTGCCCGCTAATCATCCTGGCCGGCCAATGATTTTAAAAATGTTAAAAGCGCATGTAAAAGGACTGGCTGGTTTGCAGGATGGAACCGGATTTTGGCATCAATTACTGGATCGTAATGATTCTTATCTGGAGACTTCAGCTACCGCAATTTACGCTTATTGCATTGCACGAGCTGTTAACAATGGCTGGTTGGATGCAAAAGCCTATGGGCCGATGGCCTTGTTGGCCTGGAATGCCGTAAGTACTAAAATAAGTGCAAATGGTCAGGTTGAAGGTACCTGCGTAGGTACGGGGATGGGGTTTGATCCTGCATTTTATTATTACCGTCCGGTTAATGTTTTTGCTGCCCATAGTTATGGACCGGTACTTTTGGCCGGAGCCGAAACCTACAGAATGTTGCAAAAGCATCCTTTTGAAATTAATGACAGTTCAGTTCAAATGTATAAATAG
- a CDS encoding glycosyl hydrolase 115 family protein, with product MRLFLVITVLFLSLNHFAKAQQNEEGGIVVSEQPVSGGFALLNKGKAATIYTDEADAEVVHIAANALKNDVKLVSGIGPAVVASSKVVSPLSVLIGTIGKSKLIDQLVLNKKITIAEVKNKWETFSISVVENPLPGVKQTLVIVGSDPRGTAFGVFELSELIGVSPWYWWADVHPVLKKNIFIKGTVVSESPSVKYRGIFLNDEDWGLQPWAAKTLEPETGDIGPKTYARIFELLLRLKANLIWPAMHPSTKAFYHYPGNEKIAVDYAIVVGSSHAEPMLRNNVGEWQKTMGDFNYLSNRDRVYNYWETRVKESKNNDAIYTVGMRGVHDGAIEGVKTVKEAIPLLETIIEDQRKLLQKYINPNVKKVPQVFTVYKEVLDIYDGGIKLPEDITLVWPDDNYGYIQRLNNEKENERAGGSGVYYHASYWGRPHDYLWLSTTHPGLIREEMMKAYQTKSNRLWVLNIGDIKPGEYNMQLFLDMAYKVGPFKDSNYSKTHLQQWIVNIFGDKKATEITDILWQYYQLAFERKPEFMGWSQTEPTTKTNYTDYNHFYYGDEAQRRIDHYEQLTERVKALRAEISGKDADAFYQLVYYPVVGASLMNKKFLYRDKAMLYARQNRASAADYALLVKKAYDDIVKETQYYNIELSDGKWKNMMSMIPRNLPVYQAPDIPGIKIDQSGIWSIAPEGFVSKDSSLVTKPDAGFVLPAFNRLSNKSYFIDVFLSTDKTLNWTTKTEPWIRLSQSSGTLKPEPGKREQRIWVSIDWDKAKKENGNISFSANGKELNVTVNVRSANDYLSVPASKFNRINNKNGQTWSLINDLGYTGQSLMALPLEGVKIPDLQNTTTLKENNACVEYDFNTSTASNPEISIYTLPSHPINNNYRMRYAVSIDNGPLNMLDFKTQGRSEEWKQNVLRNSAIRKINIQNLKPGKHTLHIYMIDPGVILDRIFINFGNIKNGYSY from the coding sequence ATGAGGCTATTTCTTGTAATTACAGTGCTATTCCTGTCTTTAAATCATTTTGCTAAAGCACAGCAAAATGAAGAAGGAGGAATTGTAGTTTCAGAACAGCCTGTTTCAGGTGGCTTTGCTTTATTAAACAAAGGAAAGGCAGCTACAATTTATACTGATGAGGCCGATGCTGAAGTTGTACATATTGCCGCAAATGCCCTGAAAAACGATGTTAAATTAGTTTCAGGGATTGGGCCTGCAGTTGTCGCAAGTAGCAAGGTTGTTAGTCCGCTTAGTGTACTTATTGGTACCATTGGGAAATCAAAATTGATAGACCAACTGGTACTCAATAAGAAGATCACTATAGCTGAAGTAAAAAACAAATGGGAAACTTTTAGTATCTCCGTAGTTGAAAATCCTTTACCGGGAGTAAAACAGACGCTTGTAATTGTAGGCAGTGACCCCAGGGGTACAGCCTTTGGTGTTTTTGAGCTGTCTGAACTTATTGGTGTTTCGCCCTGGTATTGGTGGGCAGACGTCCATCCTGTATTAAAAAAAAATATTTTTATAAAGGGGACAGTGGTGTCAGAGTCCCCATCGGTAAAATACAGGGGGATATTTTTGAATGATGAAGATTGGGGTTTACAACCATGGGCGGCAAAAACGCTGGAACCTGAAACCGGTGATATAGGCCCTAAAACTTATGCCCGGATCTTTGAGTTGCTACTTCGGCTAAAAGCCAACTTGATTTGGCCGGCCATGCACCCCAGCACCAAAGCCTTTTATCATTATCCAGGTAATGAAAAGATTGCTGTCGATTATGCTATTGTAGTGGGGTCTTCACATGCTGAACCTATGCTACGGAATAATGTAGGCGAATGGCAGAAAACCATGGGTGATTTTAATTACTTAAGTAATCGGGATCGGGTATACAACTATTGGGAAACAAGAGTAAAAGAGAGCAAAAATAACGATGCAATTTATACAGTAGGTATGCGTGGCGTGCACGATGGGGCTATAGAAGGAGTGAAAACTGTAAAAGAGGCTATCCCTTTGCTGGAAACAATCATTGAGGATCAACGTAAACTACTTCAAAAATATATCAATCCCAATGTAAAAAAAGTTCCGCAAGTGTTTACCGTATACAAAGAGGTGCTGGATATTTATGACGGAGGAATTAAATTGCCTGAGGACATTACCCTGGTATGGCCCGACGATAATTATGGCTATATCCAGCGTTTAAATAATGAAAAAGAAAATGAGCGTGCCGGTGGCTCCGGTGTTTATTACCATGCTTCTTACTGGGGGCGTCCACACGATTACCTTTGGTTAAGTACTACGCATCCGGGGTTGATCCGCGAAGAAATGATGAAGGCCTATCAAACAAAGTCAAACCGTTTATGGGTTTTAAATATAGGAGATATAAAACCAGGCGAATATAACATGCAGCTGTTTTTAGATATGGCTTATAAAGTCGGACCATTTAAAGACAGCAACTATTCAAAGACCCATTTGCAACAATGGATAGTTAACATTTTTGGAGATAAAAAGGCTACTGAAATAACAGATATCTTATGGCAGTATTACCAGCTTGCTTTTGAGCGCAAGCCCGAATTTATGGGCTGGAGCCAGACCGAACCCACTACAAAGACTAATTATACAGACTACAACCATTTCTACTATGGTGATGAAGCTCAGCGTCGGATAGATCATTATGAACAGCTAACGGAAAGGGTGAAAGCCCTGCGGGCAGAAATAAGTGGCAAAGATGCAGATGCCTTTTATCAATTGGTGTATTATCCTGTAGTAGGTGCATCACTGATGAACAAAAAATTTCTTTACCGGGATAAGGCAATGCTATATGCGAGGCAGAATAGGGCCAGTGCCGCAGATTATGCCCTGTTAGTTAAAAAAGCTTATGATGATATTGTTAAAGAAACACAATACTACAATATAGAGCTGAGTGATGGTAAATGGAAAAATATGATGTCAATGATTCCACGCAATTTACCGGTTTATCAGGCCCCTGACATTCCTGGCATAAAGATCGATCAATCAGGTATCTGGAGCATAGCCCCGGAAGGTTTTGTGAGCAAGGATTCTTCTTTAGTTACTAAGCCAGATGCTGGTTTTGTTTTACCAGCATTTAACCGGTTAAGCAATAAAAGCTATTTTATCGATGTTTTCCTGAGTACCGACAAAACACTAAACTGGACAACTAAAACCGAACCATGGATTAGGTTGTCTCAAAGTTCAGGTACCTTAAAGCCTGAACCGGGCAAAAGAGAACAGCGGATTTGGGTAAGTATCGATTGGGATAAAGCAAAGAAGGAAAATGGCAACATCAGCTTTAGTGCAAACGGAAAAGAACTAAATGTAACCGTAAATGTCAGGTCTGCTAATGATTATCTTTCCGTTCCCGCTTCAAAATTTAACAGGATTAACAATAAAAACGGCCAAACCTGGTCACTTATCAATGATCTGGGGTATACTGGTCAAAGTTTGATGGCCTTGCCGCTTGAAGGAGTTAAAATTCCTGATCTTCAAAATACAACAACCCTAAAAGAAAATAATGCTTGTGTTGAATATGACTTTAATACCTCCACTGCAAGTAATCCGGAAATAAGTATTTATACCTTACCAAGTCACCCAATTAACAATAATTACCGGATGCGATACGCGGTTTCGATAGACAATGGACCCTTAAATATGCTGGATTTTAAAACTCAGGGTAGATCTGAGGAATGGAAGCAGAATGTTTTAAGGAACAGTGCCATCAGAAAGATAAACATACAGAATTTAAAACCGGGTAAACATACATTGCACATTTATATGATTGATCCGGGAGTTATTTTAGATCGGATATTTATCAATTTTGGGAACATTAAAAATGGTTATTCCTATTGA
- a CDS encoding oligogalacturonate lyase family protein, with protein sequence MKANFIIVGMVALSGMYVHAQDRLETGSKKPMPQEWVDQETGHKVVRLSRLPGSSGSFYFHNNPFVGDKMFFYNTVDNNRQVFTVDLKTLKTEQITHQKLPMRGEIVAHKSQEVVYQIQDSVFASSAITKKTRLLYVFPAEFKATISTMNADETVLAGRYSDGNAEREILKQYPEKSQYFNRIYDAKIPNTLFTVDLKTGKFNKIHTENTWLGHVQFSPTDKDILMFCQEGPWHKVDRIWTINIANGEVKKRHNRSMDMEIAGHEFFAPDGKTIWFDHQMPRSTTFYLTGVDLKTGAEKKYQLQRNEWSIHFNISPDQKLFAGDGGDPKQVAKAEDGMWIYLFRPVGDKLEAERLVNMKAHGYKLEPNVHFSPDGKWVIFRANFEGESQVYAVEIAKK encoded by the coding sequence ATGAAAGCAAATTTTATTATAGTAGGCATGGTTGCCTTATCCGGGATGTATGTTCATGCCCAGGATCGTTTGGAAACAGGTTCTAAAAAGCCAATGCCGCAGGAGTGGGTAGATCAGGAAACAGGCCATAAGGTGGTTCGGTTGTCACGTTTACCCGGCAGTAGCGGTAGCTTTTATTTCCATAACAACCCGTTTGTAGGCGATAAAATGTTTTTTTATAACACGGTCGACAACAACCGACAGGTTTTTACAGTAGATCTGAAAACCTTAAAAACCGAGCAAATTACGCATCAGAAACTGCCTATGCGCGGTGAAATTGTTGCTCATAAATCACAGGAAGTCGTTTATCAGATACAAGACAGTGTATTTGCCAGTAGTGCAATAACAAAGAAAACGAGGTTACTATATGTATTTCCGGCAGAATTTAAGGCGACTATTTCAACTATGAATGCTGATGAGACTGTGTTGGCCGGGAGGTATAGTGATGGGAATGCCGAACGAGAAATTTTGAAGCAATACCCTGAAAAAAGTCAGTATTTTAACAGAATCTATGATGCTAAAATTCCAAATACCTTATTCACGGTAGACCTCAAAACAGGTAAATTCAATAAGATTCATACTGAAAATACCTGGTTAGGACACGTACAGTTCTCTCCGACAGATAAAGATATTTTAATGTTTTGCCAGGAAGGGCCATGGCACAAAGTAGATCGGATCTGGACCATTAATATTGCCAATGGTGAAGTAAAAAAAAGGCATAACCGCAGTATGGATATGGAAATTGCCGGGCACGAGTTTTTTGCTCCTGATGGTAAAACAATCTGGTTTGATCATCAAATGCCAAGGAGCACCACATTTTACTTAACAGGAGTAGATCTAAAGACAGGAGCGGAAAAGAAATACCAGCTTCAAAGAAATGAATGGTCGATACATTTTAACATCTCACCGGACCAAAAGCTTTTTGCCGGAGATGGAGGCGATCCAAAACAAGTGGCTAAGGCAGAGGATGGCATGTGGATTTACCTTTTCCGTCCCGTAGGAGATAAGTTGGAAGCCGAACGATTGGTCAATATGAAAGCGCATGGTTATAAACTTGAACCTAATGTGCACTTTTCTCCTGACGGGAAATGGGTCATCTTCAGAGCCAATTTTGAAGGGGAGAGCCAGGTTTATGCAGTTGAAATCGCCAAAAAATAA
- a CDS encoding right-handed parallel beta-helix repeat-containing protein, translating into MKIYLTILTVLLITGIVNGKSFPAKTYYVAPKGSDDNPGTIESPFLTIQKAQTACIPGDTVYIRGGNYVMQSSQIAKTDNLYACVTYLDKSGTEKARINYLAYPGEKPVFDFSNIAPPGLRITAFLVKASYVSIKGLDVKGVQVTLTSHTQSECFRNEGSHNIYEGLSMHDGKANGFYLTKGGNNLILNCDAYNNWDDVSENKKGGNSDGFGCHPNSPEYVGNVFRGCRAWFNSDDGFDCINAMAAITFENCWAFYNGYSSSFVNLGDGNGFKMGGFGVKSSNRVPAVIPHHQIYFCLAVGNKNSGFYANHHLGGDTWYNNTAYKNGVNFNMLNRNAEFTSDVPGYGHIMKNNLGYKARTKEISNVDLLLCDASNNYFQLNTSITDADFLSLKESFLTQKRSADFSLPMNNFLRLATGSILIDKGVNVGFSYAGKNPNLGCF; encoded by the coding sequence ATACCTTACCATATTAACAGTCTTATTGATAACCGGCATTGTTAATGGAAAAAGCTTTCCGGCCAAGACATATTATGTTGCTCCTAAAGGCAGCGATGATAATCCTGGAACAATTGAATCGCCATTTTTAACGATTCAAAAGGCTCAGACAGCTTGTATCCCTGGTGATACCGTTTACATCCGGGGTGGAAACTATGTGATGCAAAGCAGTCAAATTGCTAAAACTGATAACTTATATGCTTGTGTAACTTATCTCGATAAGAGTGGGACCGAAAAAGCCAGGATAAATTATTTGGCATACCCTGGAGAAAAACCGGTATTCGATTTTTCTAATATTGCTCCTCCCGGATTAAGGATTACAGCTTTTTTGGTGAAAGCATCTTATGTTAGCATTAAAGGATTGGATGTAAAAGGTGTTCAGGTCACTTTAACTTCCCACACACAAAGCGAATGTTTTAGAAATGAAGGTAGCCACAATATCTATGAAGGGCTTAGTATGCATGATGGGAAAGCCAATGGATTCTACTTAACTAAAGGTGGGAATAATCTGATATTAAACTGCGACGCTTATAACAACTGGGATGATGTTTCAGAAAATAAAAAAGGAGGTAACTCAGATGGCTTTGGCTGTCATCCCAATAGTCCTGAATATGTAGGTAATGTGTTTAGAGGTTGTAGAGCATGGTTTAATAGCGACGATGGCTTTGATTGCATCAATGCAATGGCCGCTATTACCTTTGAGAACTGTTGGGCTTTTTACAATGGATACTCATCATCATTTGTTAATTTGGGCGACGGTAATGGATTTAAAATGGGAGGTTTTGGTGTTAAAAGTTCCAATAGAGTACCTGCTGTAATTCCACATCATCAAATTTATTTTTGTCTTGCTGTGGGTAACAAAAATTCAGGATTTTATGCCAATCATCATTTAGGAGGCGATACCTGGTACAACAACACGGCTTATAAAAATGGAGTGAATTTTAATATGCTGAACAGGAACGCAGAGTTTACCAGTGATGTTCCGGGTTATGGGCACATCATGAAAAATAATTTGGGTTATAAAGCTCGTACAAAAGAGATTAGTAATGTAGACTTATTACTATGTGATGCTAGTAATAATTATTTTCAGTTGAATACCAGTATAACTGATGCCGACTTTTTAAGTCTAAAGGAATCATTTTTAACTCAGAAGCGTAGTGCTGATTTTAGCTTACCTATGAATAATTTTTTGCGGTTGGCGACTGGGAGCATCTTAATTGATAAAGGGGTAAATGTAGGTTTCAGTTATGCAGGTAAAAATCCCAATCTGGGTTGCTTTTAA
- a CDS encoding acetylxylan esterase yields the protein MKRTLIPVLFISCLFIALEGYAQAPLSNIDETKVPAYTLPDVLKMQNGKTVKNSTEWEKVQRPYIYNLYQTIQFGKYPVKSVPIRFEVMKTDHTKDGFATRKQIRIYLHPTDNSIYTDVLLYLPAKLKKPVAVFVGYNFSGNHALEADSSILLSQSWMPARGKGVVNNRATDLSRGTDITQWQVKEILSHGYALATAYYGDLEPDNAEGWKTGIRTTLKNVLKIQPEEWSAMGAWAYGLSRIYDYLEKDKDIDAKKIAVIGHSRLGKAALWAAASDPRFSLIISNESGEGGAALSKRWYGETVKIITEKFPHWFGANYKTYGDKVTDLPIDAHMLLSLMAPRPLYVASAEGDTWSDPKGEFLSAKEAGRVYALYGKKGIQTDELPALHQPVGNIPRYHIRAGKHDVTLYDWQQYLKFADEQWK from the coding sequence ATGAAACGTACCCTTATTCCAGTGCTGTTCATCAGCTGCTTATTCATTGCGTTAGAAGGTTATGCTCAGGCACCACTTTCCAATATCGATGAGACGAAAGTTCCTGCCTATACCTTGCCTGATGTTTTAAAAATGCAAAATGGCAAAACCGTAAAAAACAGCACTGAATGGGAAAAAGTACAACGCCCCTATATTTATAATTTGTATCAGACTATTCAGTTCGGCAAGTATCCGGTTAAATCTGTTCCTATCAGATTTGAAGTGATGAAAACTGATCATACGAAGGATGGTTTTGCAACCCGAAAACAAATTCGTATTTACCTGCATCCGACCGACAACAGTATCTATACCGATGTGCTTTTATATCTTCCAGCCAAGCTAAAAAAGCCGGTAGCTGTTTTTGTAGGATATAACTTTTCAGGCAACCACGCATTAGAAGCGGATAGCTCAATTTTACTTTCGCAAAGCTGGATGCCAGCCAGAGGTAAGGGCGTTGTTAATAACAGGGCTACAGACTTGTCCAGAGGAACAGATATCACTCAATGGCAGGTTAAAGAAATTTTATCGCATGGTTATGCATTGGCGACCGCATACTACGGCGATCTGGAACCCGATAACGCTGAAGGCTGGAAAACAGGAATTCGTACGACATTAAAAAATGTATTGAAAATACAACCTGAAGAATGGAGTGCTATGGGTGCCTGGGCGTATGGCTTAAGCCGTATCTATGATTATCTGGAAAAGGATAAAGACATTGATGCCAAAAAAATCGCAGTTATTGGTCATTCAAGACTTGGTAAGGCTGCTTTATGGGCTGCTGCATCAGATCCACGTTTCTCCTTAATTATATCCAATGAATCCGGAGAAGGTGGGGCTGCCCTTTCTAAACGATGGTATGGAGAAACCGTAAAAATCATCACAGAAAAGTTCCCGCACTGGTTTGGTGCTAATTACAAAACCTATGGCGATAAAGTGACCGACTTACCGATAGATGCTCACATGCTTTTATCTTTAATGGCGCCAAGACCATTATATGTCGCCAGCGCCGAGGGCGACACCTGGTCTGATCCGAAGGGTGAGTTTCTAAGTGCAAAAGAAGCAGGTCGTGTTTACGCCTTGTATGGCAAAAAAGGAATTCAGACAGATGAGCTGCCTGCCTTGCACCAGCCGGTTGGGAACATCCCTCGCTATCACATTAGAGCAGGAAAACACGATGTCACTTTATATGACTGGCAACAATACTTAAAATTTGCAGATGAGCAATGGAAATAG